In Geopsychrobacter electrodiphilus DSM 16401, a single window of DNA contains:
- a CDS encoding AAA family ATPase produces the protein MCELHEALTRCDTYPDAPMRVDFIETHISCLYLTDSLVYKIKKPVNFGFCDFTRLDRRRFYCEEEVRLNRRLTSDSYLGVSKIVRHGDKFAIDQPGEIVEYAVRMRRLPDQLMLDRLITNPEQNNNLPALINRVGNLLASFHRQAPRLYKGTHDDLRVMQANWQQNFEQTGDCPAAVISPAILNNLEQLIERYLQENAERFDSRQELGYVRDGHGDLHSEHICMSEPIQIFDCIEFNPGLRTADILNDLAFLYMDLELHHRTDLANRLWLSYQSGIKIGPHAESLLNFYSLYRAWVRGKVHHFQAKLSGGQIDHQRQARDYFHLASRYALPQLLLCCCGLIGSGKSTLARDLGTALQAKVISSDLVRGMGHAPRRENQGYDQGRYRPENRLALYQKIAEQVEQETQTGQTLVIDATFENRQMRLPFQELALHAQIPCYFIETTCPENLIRMRLRQRSKDPGSSYGSEAGLQHFEQQRQRFEPLSSKLLTVRVDTGQPREYNVDFVIENLLQVSGTLS, from the coding sequence ATGTGCGAACTCCATGAGGCACTGACCCGCTGTGACACCTATCCTGATGCGCCGATGCGCGTCGATTTTATCGAAACCCACATCTCATGTCTTTATCTGACCGATAGCCTGGTCTACAAAATTAAAAAGCCGGTCAATTTCGGGTTCTGTGACTTTACCAGACTTGATCGTCGGCGCTTCTATTGTGAAGAGGAGGTCAGACTCAACCGGCGGCTTACTTCCGATTCATATTTGGGTGTAAGTAAAATTGTGCGTCATGGAGACAAGTTTGCCATCGACCAACCCGGGGAAATCGTGGAGTACGCCGTACGCATGCGACGTCTGCCAGACCAACTCATGTTAGACCGCCTGATTACCAATCCTGAACAAAATAATAATCTGCCTGCCCTGATAAATCGTGTTGGCAACTTGCTTGCCAGCTTTCATCGCCAGGCACCGCGACTCTATAAAGGGACTCACGATGACCTTCGCGTGATGCAAGCCAACTGGCAACAGAACTTCGAGCAGACAGGTGACTGTCCCGCCGCAGTGATCAGCCCCGCAATCCTCAACAATCTCGAACAGTTGATCGAGCGCTATCTGCAGGAAAATGCCGAGCGCTTTGACAGTCGGCAAGAGCTTGGCTATGTGCGTGACGGCCACGGAGACCTGCACAGTGAACACATCTGCATGAGTGAACCGATACAGATCTTCGATTGCATCGAATTTAATCCGGGCCTGCGCACGGCAGATATTTTGAACGATCTGGCTTTTTTATACATGGATCTTGAGTTACATCATCGAACGGACCTGGCAAACCGTCTCTGGCTCAGTTATCAAAGCGGGATCAAAATCGGCCCCCATGCCGAGAGCCTGCTAAATTTCTACTCTCTCTATCGCGCCTGGGTGCGGGGGAAGGTCCACCATTTTCAAGCCAAACTTTCTGGCGGCCAGATAGATCATCAGCGGCAGGCCAGAGATTACTTCCACCTTGCCAGCCGCTACGCTCTGCCTCAGCTACTCCTTTGCTGTTGCGGTCTGATCGGGAGTGGCAAGTCGACCCTGGCGCGAGATCTGGGCACTGCGCTGCAGGCAAAGGTGATCAGCAGTGACCTTGTCAGAGGGATGGGGCATGCCCCCCGGAGGGAAAACCAAGGCTATGATCAAGGTCGTTACCGTCCAGAGAACCGTCTCGCGCTCTATCAAAAAATTGCCGAACAGGTCGAACAAGAAACACAGACCGGACAGACCCTGGTTATCGATGCGACATTTGAAAACCGGCAGATGCGCCTCCCCTTCCAGGAACTGGCCCTTCACGCACAGATACCCTGCTATTTCATTGAAACGACCTGCCCTGAAAACTTAATCCGCATGCGACTGCGGCAGCGTTCAAAAGACCCCGGTTCAAGCTACGGTTCAGAAGCCGGGCTACAGCATTTTGAGCAACAGCGACAACGGTTTGAACCTTTATCCTCTAAACTTTTAACGGTCCGGGTCGATACTGGTCAACCTCGTGAATATAATGTAGACTTCGTCATCGAGAATCTTTTACAGGTTAGCGGGACATTGTCATGA
- a CDS encoding tetratricopeptide repeat protein, producing the protein MSLISILLLGLSLLSGCVSLITPPNPGTAGLRRPYLSEIDLPEAKAFFGYAQFRLLIVENRWDEAISALERAQSFDPQSEWLRMTLAKAYLHNQQFVEGGEALETLLADHPENSTGWALLGELRSYQERYADAVQAYTRVLQLDPGNENIRLRLIAVYDLQKDLPRALAATRELLALNPDSVAGRLTLARLQREGRQTDEAIKTYRDLLVRRPGQLQTILELGQLLEKEQQVGEAITLYRESIKDNPELLAVYRQLARILILQERYDEALTLLQQAHRQRPEDLQILNRMGLLQLSREDYQGAEETFRQILDVQPDLPRALYSLGLALIGQQRNADALAALKRIPKTSDIYSEAVLQLGYLYRAEGDLEQGIQILQQAVDGGSQGVDVYYYLSSFLGEVGRYAAAGQTVRAGLKLFPQESRLHYQLGVIYERMDDHPQALAEMQMVLTLDPQNADALNFIAYHYAEQGENLEQALAQAKLALEQKKSSYIYDTLGWIYYRMERYTDARENLDKAVALDSRDPLILEHLGDILVAQKLWAEAEKTYRKVLELNKTSASVERKLQQLLKDHSLR; encoded by the coding sequence ATGTCATTGATATCCATTTTGCTGCTCGGGTTGTCTCTTTTGAGCGGTTGCGTTTCACTTATTACGCCTCCGAACCCGGGGACTGCCGGCCTGCGCCGCCCCTACCTCTCGGAGATTGATCTGCCCGAGGCCAAAGCCTTTTTTGGCTATGCTCAGTTCCGTTTGCTGATTGTTGAGAATCGTTGGGATGAGGCGATCTCTGCTCTGGAACGCGCCCAGTCATTCGACCCACAATCAGAATGGCTGAGGATGACCTTGGCCAAGGCCTATCTTCACAATCAACAGTTTGTTGAAGGCGGGGAGGCACTTGAAACCCTGCTGGCCGATCATCCGGAAAATTCAACCGGCTGGGCGCTCCTGGGGGAGTTGCGGTCCTATCAGGAACGCTATGCCGATGCGGTACAGGCCTATACTCGAGTTTTGCAGCTTGACCCCGGCAACGAAAACATCCGCCTGCGCCTGATCGCGGTTTATGACCTGCAAAAAGATCTGCCGCGTGCGCTCGCTGCGACCAGGGAGTTGCTTGCGTTGAACCCTGATTCTGTAGCAGGTCGTTTGACTCTGGCGCGTTTGCAGCGTGAAGGACGGCAGACCGACGAAGCGATCAAAACCTATCGTGACCTGCTGGTCCGTCGGCCAGGGCAATTGCAGACGATACTCGAGTTGGGCCAGCTGCTGGAAAAAGAACAGCAGGTCGGTGAGGCGATTACGCTCTACCGCGAAAGTATCAAAGACAATCCCGAACTTCTGGCGGTCTACCGACAATTGGCGCGTATTTTGATTTTGCAGGAGCGTTATGATGAAGCCCTCACTCTGCTGCAACAGGCCCATCGCCAACGGCCGGAAGATCTTCAAATTCTGAATCGGATGGGATTGTTACAACTCAGCCGCGAAGACTATCAGGGTGCCGAAGAGACCTTTCGTCAGATTCTCGACGTGCAACCCGATCTGCCGCGCGCACTTTATTCTCTGGGATTGGCGCTCATCGGACAACAACGCAATGCGGACGCCCTGGCCGCCCTGAAACGGATCCCCAAAACTTCTGATATTTATTCTGAAGCCGTGTTGCAACTGGGTTATCTCTACCGCGCAGAAGGCGACCTCGAACAGGGGATCCAAATTCTTCAACAGGCCGTTGACGGTGGAAGTCAGGGTGTCGACGTCTATTATTACCTCTCTTCTTTTTTGGGGGAGGTCGGTCGTTACGCTGCGGCCGGCCAGACAGTGCGCGCAGGATTGAAATTATTTCCCCAGGAGTCACGGCTCCATTATCAGTTGGGAGTCATCTACGAACGGATGGATGATCATCCGCAGGCGTTGGCCGAAATGCAAATGGTCCTGACCCTCGATCCACAGAATGCGGATGCGCTGAATTTTATTGCTTATCACTACGCTGAACAGGGTGAAAATCTGGAGCAAGCCCTGGCGCAGGCCAAATTAGCGCTTGAGCAGAAGAAGTCCAGTTATATCTATGACACCCTCGGCTGGATCTATTACCGTATGGAACGCTATACTGACGCACGCGAGAATTTGGATAAAGCGGTCGCACTGGATTCGCGGGACCCGCTGATTCTGGAACATCTAGGTGATATCCTCGTGGCTCAAAAACTCTGGGCCGAAGCTGAAAAGACCTATCGCAAAGTCCTTGAACTCAATAAGACCTCTGCCTCGGTGGAGAGGAAATTACAGCAGCTGTTGAAGGATCATTCACTTCGATGA
- a CDS encoding DUF4292 domain-containing protein: MKFIISSLLLNLLLVGCAGPKIQLPPAPEAEVLLRSLARNNERWQQLDAAAKIALDQHGKYMSTQDFLLLEKPDRLRLDVLSLFNQLALQLAVDQGELQVFLNTSAPGQYYRGPASDELLARFTRVPLGVVDLVRLLLYDPPTQAYQTAAVEVSDDRYLLRLTNGDRQQQFFFDRQLQLRRGIYLSLNEPFLIVNYDKQNPADGFPRRIQIEMPKQETSLTVTLSEVRLNVPAKAGRFQLSFPANATPLELPGLNTKGEG; encoded by the coding sequence ATGAAATTTATTATTTCCAGTTTGCTGCTGAATCTGCTGCTGGTCGGTTGTGCTGGCCCCAAAATTCAGTTGCCGCCCGCTCCCGAGGCTGAGGTCTTGTTGCGAAGCCTCGCAAGGAATAATGAGCGCTGGCAGCAGTTAGATGCCGCCGCGAAAATCGCTCTAGACCAGCACGGGAAATACATGTCAACCCAGGATTTCTTGTTACTGGAAAAGCCCGATCGACTCAGGCTTGACGTGCTGTCACTCTTTAACCAGCTGGCCCTGCAGTTGGCGGTTGATCAGGGCGAGCTGCAGGTTTTTCTCAACACCTCAGCACCGGGTCAATATTATCGCGGCCCGGCCAGCGATGAGTTGCTGGCGCGTTTTACCCGTGTGCCGCTCGGAGTGGTCGATTTAGTGCGCCTGTTGCTGTACGATCCCCCGACACAGGCGTATCAGACCGCCGCGGTCGAGGTAAGTGATGATCGATACCTGCTGCGTCTGACCAATGGAGATCGTCAGCAGCAGTTCTTTTTTGACCGCCAACTTCAGCTGCGACGAGGAATTTACCTTTCGCTTAATGAACCTTTCTTGATTGTAAATTACGACAAGCAGAATCCAGCCGATGGCTTTCCGCGCCGTATCCAGATTGAAATGCCAAAACAAGAGACCAGTTTGACGGTCACTCTGTCTGAGGTCAGATTGAACGTCCCGGCCAAGGCCGGGCGTTTTCAGCTTTCTTTCCCGGCGAACGCGACCCCTCTTGAATTGCCCGGCCTGAACACAAAAGGGGAAGGGTGA
- a CDS encoding peptide-binding protein, with the protein MRWLCLLFFVSLAACTQTDPMSGLETSADKTPAFGDTFIEGSIGDASTLLPILASDSASSEINGLVYNGLVRYDGNLQVVGDLAESWEISTDNLTITFHLRHGVKWHDGAPFTSADVLYTYQLYVDPETPTAYAESYRQVKKAETPDDFTFRVTYEQPYAPALMSWGMSVLPKHLLEGKKITESTLARHPVGTGPYHFVEWQGGEKIVLEANRDYFEGSPYIKRFVFRIIPDTSTQFLELQTGGLDFMSLSPLQYDRQTDTPAFQRLFNKYRYLSFGYTYLGYNLKRPMFQDRRVRQALAYAIDKQEIIDGVLLGYGKAATGPYKADAWVYNPNVKRYPYNPEKARQLLAEAGWVDSDGDGILDKQGAAFSFTIVTNQGNDLRSKAGEIIQRRFKEVGVDVKLRVIEWATFLKEFINPGNFDATILGWSGSPEPDQYEIWHSSKTGPRELNFIGYKNPEVDALLEKGRRIFDQAKRKQVYDRFQEILAEDQPYTFLFVPEALPAVARRFHGIKPTAAGIRYNFNKWYVPKGRQKFSR; encoded by the coding sequence ATGCGATGGTTGTGTTTGCTGTTCTTTGTGAGTCTGGCGGCCTGCACCCAGACCGATCCAATGTCCGGTCTGGAAACCTCGGCCGATAAAACGCCCGCCTTCGGCGACACCTTTATTGAAGGGTCAATCGGCGATGCCTCTACCCTGTTGCCGATTCTGGCCTCTGACAGTGCCTCCAGTGAGATCAATGGTCTGGTTTACAATGGTCTTGTTCGCTATGACGGGAACCTGCAAGTCGTAGGCGATCTGGCTGAGAGTTGGGAGATTTCTACCGACAACCTGACTATCACCTTCCATTTGCGACATGGGGTCAAGTGGCATGATGGCGCCCCGTTTACCTCTGCCGATGTGCTGTATACCTACCAGCTCTATGTGGATCCGGAGACCCCGACCGCCTACGCCGAATCTTATCGGCAGGTTAAAAAGGCAGAAACTCCTGACGATTTCACCTTTCGCGTCACCTATGAGCAGCCCTATGCCCCGGCGTTGATGAGTTGGGGAATGTCGGTACTCCCCAAACACTTGCTCGAAGGAAAGAAGATCACCGAGAGTACCCTGGCCCGTCATCCGGTCGGGACCGGTCCTTATCATTTTGTCGAATGGCAGGGCGGGGAGAAGATCGTACTCGAGGCGAATCGCGATTACTTTGAGGGGAGTCCGTACATTAAGCGTTTTGTCTTTCGCATTATCCCCGACACCTCCACCCAGTTTCTTGAATTGCAGACCGGCGGACTTGATTTTATGAGCCTCTCCCCCCTGCAATATGATCGTCAGACCGATACTCCGGCGTTTCAGCGGTTGTTTAATAAGTATCGCTATCTCTCCTTCGGCTATACCTATCTGGGTTACAATTTGAAACGGCCCATGTTTCAGGATCGGCGGGTGAGACAGGCACTGGCTTATGCTATTGATAAACAGGAGATCATCGACGGCGTCCTGCTCGGTTATGGTAAGGCGGCCACCGGTCCGTATAAGGCCGATGCCTGGGTTTATAACCCCAATGTGAAACGTTACCCCTATAACCCCGAAAAAGCCCGGCAACTTCTGGCCGAGGCCGGATGGGTCGACAGCGATGGTGATGGTATTCTCGACAAACAGGGGGCTGCATTTTCGTTTACGATCGTTACCAATCAGGGGAATGATTTGCGCAGCAAGGCCGGCGAGATCATTCAACGGCGCTTCAAAGAGGTCGGGGTCGATGTCAAATTGCGGGTGATCGAATGGGCAACATTTCTCAAGGAGTTCATTAACCCCGGTAATTTTGATGCGACGATCCTCGGCTGGAGTGGCAGCCCCGAGCCTGATCAATATGAAATCTGGCATTCGAGTAAGACCGGCCCGCGTGAGCTGAATTTTATTGGTTATAAAAACCCCGAGGTCGACGCCCTGCTCGAGAAGGGTCGGCGGATCTTTGATCAGGCGAAACGCAAGCAGGTTTATGACCGCTTTCAGGAGATTCTTGCCGAAGATCAGCCCTATACGTTTTTGTTTGTGCCAGAAGCCTTGCCAGCCGTCGCCAGACGTTTTCATGGAATTAAACCGACGGCCGCCGGAATCCGCTATAATTTCAACAAGTGGTATGTGCCAAAAGGACGTCAGAAGTTCAGTCGCTGA
- a CDS encoding ABC transporter permease, whose amino-acid sequence MYRYILRRLLMMIPLLIGITLISFMVIHLAPGEPTDMQTQMNPQASSDLQVKLHKQYGLDKPLPEQYLLWLGRMVRLDFGNSFAQDNRPVLSKIAERLPVTILLNVLSLGVILVLALPLGVISAVRRNSFFDRATTVLVFVGFAMPSFWLALLMMDWMGVRLGVLPVSGLKSLGYEYMSLSGQLFDRISHLLLPVFIAAIGGLAGFSRYMRSNMLDVIRQDYIMTARAKGLSERVVIYKHALRNALLPVITILGLSVPGLIGGSVIFETIFAIPGMGKLFYDGVMMRDYPLIMGVLVIGAVLTLVGNMLADISYALADPRIRNSN is encoded by the coding sequence ATGTATCGTTACATTTTACGCCGTTTACTGATGATGATCCCGCTCTTGATCGGGATCACTCTGATCTCCTTTATGGTGATTCATCTGGCTCCCGGCGAGCCGACCGATATGCAGACCCAGATGAACCCGCAGGCCAGTTCGGACCTGCAGGTTAAACTGCATAAACAGTATGGCCTGGATAAACCCCTTCCAGAGCAGTATCTGCTTTGGCTCGGGCGGATGGTGCGGCTAGATTTCGGGAATTCCTTCGCTCAGGATAATCGGCCGGTGTTGAGTAAAATTGCCGAGCGTTTGCCGGTGACGATCCTGCTTAATGTGCTGTCGCTGGGGGTGATTCTGGTGCTTGCACTTCCGTTGGGGGTTATCTCTGCGGTCAGGCGCAATAGTTTTTTTGATCGCGCGACGACAGTGCTGGTGTTTGTCGGCTTCGCTATGCCCTCTTTCTGGTTGGCTCTGCTCATGATGGACTGGATGGGGGTGCGCCTCGGGGTGCTGCCGGTTTCCGGCTTGAAATCCTTGGGTTACGAATATATGAGTCTGTCGGGTCAGTTGTTCGATCGGATTTCACATCTGCTGTTGCCGGTTTTCATCGCTGCGATTGGCGGACTGGCCGGGTTCTCACGCTACATGCGTTCGAACATGCTTGATGTCATCCGTCAGGATTACATCATGACCGCGCGCGCCAAGGGGCTCTCGGAGCGGGTGGTTATTTATAAACACGCCCTGCGCAATGCCCTGCTGCCGGTTATCACCATCCTTGGTCTTTCGGTGCCGGGTCTGATCGGAGGGAGTGTTATCTTTGAGACGATCTTTGCGATCCCTGGGATGGGGAAACTTTTTTATGACGGGGTCATGATGCGCGATTACCCTCTTATTATGGGAGTTCTTGTGATCGGGGCGGTCCTGACTCTGGTCGGCAATATGCTGGCTGACATCTCTTATGCGCTGGCTGATCCACGCATCAGAAACAGTAACTAA
- a CDS encoding ABC transporter permease codes for MKKKSFWIQVVWGQLKHNRMALFGGLIVLLMFLLAGLAAVLPGDPAAINIKQALLSPSGAHLLGTDDLGRDVLLRMIYGARISLLVGFVAVGISTMLGILVGSLAGFYGGWVDALVMRFVDIMLCFPTFFLILAVIAFLNPSIWNIMVVIGITSWMGVARLVRAEFLSLREREFVLAARAVGANDLRLIFRHMLPNALSPVLVSATLGIAGAILTESALSFLGIGVQPPTPSWGNMLIAGKQTLGYAWWLSVFPGLAILITVLGYNLLGEGIRDALDPRLKD; via the coding sequence GTGAAAAAGAAATCATTCTGGATTCAGGTCGTTTGGGGGCAGCTGAAACATAACCGTATGGCCCTGTTCGGTGGGCTTATCGTGTTATTGATGTTTCTGCTTGCCGGGTTGGCGGCAGTGTTGCCGGGCGATCCGGCGGCGATTAATATCAAGCAGGCACTCCTGTCACCCAGCGGCGCTCACCTGCTCGGAACCGATGATCTGGGGCGCGATGTGCTCCTGCGTATGATCTACGGCGCGCGCATCTCGCTGCTGGTCGGGTTTGTCGCGGTCGGGATCTCGACCATGTTAGGGATTCTGGTCGGCTCACTGGCCGGTTTTTATGGGGGCTGGGTTGATGCCCTGGTGATGCGGTTTGTTGATATCATGCTCTGTTTCCCGACCTTTTTTCTGATTCTGGCGGTGATCGCCTTTTTGAACCCGTCCATCTGGAACATCATGGTCGTCATCGGTATTACCAGCTGGATGGGGGTCGCGCGCTTGGTGCGGGCCGAATTCTTAAGCTTGCGCGAGCGTGAATTTGTGCTGGCGGCGAGAGCCGTTGGCGCCAACGATCTGCGTCTGATCTTTCGCCATATGCTCCCTAACGCCCTGTCGCCGGTGCTGGTTTCGGCAACCCTTGGCATCGCCGGAGCGATTCTCACCGAGAGCGCGCTGTCGTTTCTCGGCATCGGCGTGCAACCGCCGACACCCTCCTGGGGGAATATGCTGATCGCCGGCAAACAGACCCTCGGTTATGCCTGGTGGCTTTCAGTTTTTCCCGGACTGGCGATTTTGATCACGGTGCTTGGCTATAACCTGCTCGGTGAAGGGATTCGTGACGCCCTTGACCCACGCTTGAAGGACTAG
- the mutM gene encoding bifunctional DNA-formamidopyrimidine glycosylase/DNA-(apurinic or apyrimidinic site) lyase gives MPELPEVETVRRGLEPQICGRRIVGVICRVPRLRLPLDPQLEMLLGGQVIHAISRRAKYLLFKLDKGTLLLHLGMSGVLRLVKSEAPIAKHDHVDLRLDDGQLLRFNDTRRFGLLLYLQGDPNLHSLLQHLGPEPLETDLPEDYLFTRSRKRNLAIKNFIMDQKVLVGVGNIYASEALFAAGIDPRRKAGRIKRQESITLLRCIQAILAEAIIAGGTTLKDFRQSDGRPGYFKQQLQVYGRKGMGCLQCDGTIQQVTLGQRSTYFCENCQG, from the coding sequence ATGCCTGAACTTCCCGAGGTCGAAACTGTCAGGCGCGGCCTTGAACCACAGATCTGTGGCCGGCGTATCGTCGGGGTCATCTGCCGCGTGCCGAGGTTGCGTCTGCCGCTTGATCCTCAACTGGAGATGTTACTTGGCGGACAGGTGATCCACGCCATCTCCCGCCGTGCCAAATACCTTTTATTCAAGCTGGATAAGGGGACACTGCTGCTGCATCTTGGCATGAGTGGAGTTTTGCGCCTGGTCAAATCGGAGGCTCCCATCGCAAAACATGATCATGTCGATTTGCGCTTGGATGACGGTCAGCTGCTGCGTTTCAACGATACCCGCCGGTTCGGGCTGCTCCTTTACCTTCAGGGTGATCCTAATCTCCATTCGCTGTTGCAGCATCTTGGCCCCGAACCGCTGGAGACTGACCTGCCTGAAGATTATCTGTTCACTCGTTCCCGCAAACGCAACCTGGCGATCAAGAATTTCATCATGGATCAGAAGGTATTGGTCGGGGTGGGAAACATCTACGCCAGCGAAGCGCTCTTTGCTGCGGGGATTGATCCGCGCCGCAAGGCCGGGAGGATCAAACGTCAAGAGTCGATCACGCTGTTGCGGTGCATTCAGGCGATTCTTGCCGAGGCGATTATCGCTGGCGGCACGACCCTCAAGGATTTTCGCCAGAGTGATGGCAGGCCGGGTTATTTCAAACAGCAGTTACAGGTATACGGGCGTAAAGGGATGGGCTGTCTGCAGTGTGATGGGACAATTCAACAGGTGACACTTGGGCAGCGGTCGACATATTTTTGTGAAAACTGCCAGGGATGA
- the ggt gene encoding gamma-glutamyltransferase, producing the protein MYRLFFRLMMTWRTATTLGALLLLFSALAHSASILEGERMTPVPGKEGMVVTSHFLATESALEVLKMGGNAIDAAVTAAFSLAVTQPRSGNIGGGGFMLISSEKRDEVVAIDYREKAPNKASVDMFLDAKGDADTEVSRYSHLSAGVPGTVAGLALALQKYGTISLAEAMAPAIKLAEQGFIVTPRFSEGLKEKEKMLKKWDSTRKVFYKADGGFYEPGELFIQKDLAATLKRIAEHGAQEFYTGKTAELMAAEMAKHGGLISRGDMKNYTPVIRKPVHGTYRGYDIYSMSPPSSGGVHVVEILNILEGYPIAEYGHNSAQTIHLMAEAMKLAYADRSLYLGDADFVKVPLKGLTSKDYAASLRKEIDPAKATPSSRIRPGAPLPYESNETTHFSIVDKFGNAVSNTYTINFSYGSGIVVEGAGFLLNNEMDDFSAKPGVPNAYGLIGGEANKIEPNKRMLSSMSPTIVKQNGKNFLVTGSPGGSRIITTTLQVIMNVIDHGLNIQSAVAAPRVHHQWLPDELRIEEGISPDTIRILQEEGYQVKQKSAMGAIQSVLIKGGMMYGAADPRRSTALAAGL; encoded by the coding sequence ATGTACCGATTATTCTTTCGGCTGATGATGACTTGGCGGACTGCGACAACTCTTGGCGCCCTGCTGTTGCTCTTTTCTGCCCTGGCTCACTCGGCGTCAATCCTTGAAGGGGAACGCATGACCCCCGTCCCAGGGAAAGAGGGGATGGTGGTCACCAGCCACTTCCTCGCCACCGAATCGGCTCTGGAGGTCCTGAAAATGGGCGGCAATGCCATCGACGCCGCAGTCACGGCAGCTTTTTCCCTGGCGGTCACCCAGCCCCGTTCCGGGAACATTGGAGGAGGAGGTTTTATGCTGATCTCTTCTGAAAAACGGGACGAGGTCGTCGCCATCGATTATCGCGAAAAGGCGCCGAACAAGGCGAGCGTTGACATGTTCCTTGACGCTAAAGGCGACGCCGACACTGAGGTGTCGCGCTATTCGCACCTGTCGGCAGGAGTTCCAGGGACAGTTGCTGGCCTCGCCCTTGCGTTGCAGAAATATGGCACCATCAGCCTGGCGGAGGCCATGGCGCCTGCGATCAAACTTGCGGAGCAGGGTTTCATTGTCACGCCGCGTTTTAGTGAAGGACTAAAAGAAAAGGAGAAGATGCTGAAGAAGTGGGATTCGACCCGCAAAGTATTCTACAAGGCGGACGGCGGCTTCTACGAACCGGGCGAGCTCTTTATCCAGAAAGATCTCGCCGCTACCCTGAAACGCATCGCAGAACATGGTGCGCAGGAGTTTTACACCGGCAAGACGGCTGAGCTGATGGCCGCCGAAATGGCGAAGCATGGCGGGTTGATCAGCCGCGGGGATATGAAAAATTATACTCCCGTCATCAGAAAACCGGTGCATGGCACCTATCGCGGCTACGATATCTACTCGATGTCACCCCCTAGCTCGGGCGGGGTGCACGTGGTGGAGATTCTCAATATCCTTGAAGGTTATCCCATCGCGGAATATGGTCACAATTCGGCCCAGACGATTCACCTGATGGCCGAGGCGATGAAGCTGGCCTACGCCGACCGCTCCCTCTATCTGGGCGATGCGGACTTCGTCAAGGTCCCCCTGAAAGGGCTCACCTCCAAAGATTACGCTGCGTCCTTGCGCAAAGAGATCGACCCGGCCAAAGCGACCCCGAGCTCCAGGATCAGGCCCGGCGCCCCCCTCCCCTACGAGAGCAATGAAACCACCCATTTCTCCATCGTCGACAAGTTCGGCAATGCGGTCTCAAACACCTATACCATTAACTTCAGCTATGGCTCAGGGATTGTGGTCGAGGGCGCGGGCTTTTTATTGAATAACGAGATGGATGATTTTTCAGCCAAGCCCGGCGTTCCTAACGCCTATGGCCTGATCGGTGGCGAAGCGAACAAGATTGAACCGAACAAGCGCATGCTCAGCTCGATGTCGCCGACCATTGTCAAACAAAACGGGAAAAACTTTCTGGTAACAGGCAGCCCGGGCGGCTCGCGGATTATCACCACGACCCTGCAGGTCATCATGAACGTCATCGATCACGGTCTGAATATCCAGAGCGCGGTTGCCGCACCCAGAGTCCACCATCAGTGGCTCCCGGACGAGCTGCGCATCGAAGAAGGGATCAGCCCTGATACCATCAGGATCCTTCAAGAGGAGGGGTACCAGGTCAAACAAAAAAGTGCGATGGGTGCCATTCAATCGGTTCTGATTAAAGGCGGTATGATGTATGGCGCTGCCGATCCACGCCGTTCGACCGCACTTGCGGCAGGACTATGA